GTAAAGCACTAATCTGTTTAGTTAATAACTATAGCATGCTAGAAAGACACGTTGACAATGTCCCAAATATGGCGTATACTATTTTGGATATTGCTGACCAACCAACCACAGTTATTTATGACGCTCCAGCAGGAGTTGCAGAAAACTTAATAGCAGAAGATAACACCTTAGCCATACGTATTGTTAAACACAAATTTTGCGAAAAACTAATAAAATACTTAGGTAGACCATTAGTTTCCACCTCAGCAAATATATCAGGCCAACCAACACCAAAATCCTTTGAAGAAATTAGCGAAGCTATTTTAAAAGGTGTGGATTATGTCGTAAATTTGCAAAGCGAAAATAAAAACGCAAAACCCTCTACCATTATCAAATTATCTAATAAAGGAGAGGTGAAAATTATTCGTGAGTAAATTTACAATGAATTATAAAGACGCCTTACAAAATCCGATATTCAAAATTATTTCTGAAGCCTCTAAAAACTTAAATTTAGACAGCTATGTTATTGGTGGTTTTGTTAGAGACTACCTTTTACAAAGAGGAAATGCTAAAGATATTGATATTGTTGCAGTTGGTAGCGGAATTGAATTAGCCAGAGCTGTTGCACAACTATTACCTAATAAGCCTAAAGTGCAAGTTTTTAAAACTTATGGCACAGCAATGTTGCGCTACAAAGATGTCGAAATAGAGTTTGTTGGTGCTAGAAAAGAATCCTACAATGAAGATAGTCGCAATCCAGTTGTAGAAAACGGAACGTTACAG
The genomic region above belongs to Olleya sp. Hel_I_94 and contains:
- a CDS encoding L-threonylcarbamoyladenylate synthase, whose protein sequence is MSSEIEKVVTILKQGGIILYPTDTVWGIGCDATNANAVQKIYKLKQRQDSKALICLVNNYSMLERHVDNVPNMAYTILDIADQPTTVIYDAPAGVAENLIAEDNTLAIRIVKHKFCEKLIKYLGRPLVSTSANISGQPTPKSFEEISEAILKGVDYVVNLQSENKNAKPSTIIKLSNKGEVKIIRE